A single genomic interval of Natator depressus isolate rNatDep1 chromosome 14, rNatDep2.hap1, whole genome shotgun sequence harbors:
- the POLR1H gene encoding DNA-directed RNA polymerase I subunit RPA12, translating into MELGTSCFQSDLDFCPECGTILPLPGVQDKVTCVRCSFSIDVRDFEGKVVQSCVEFNRLGSVALMIMDDGQEVKGPMIDRKCPQCGHEGMVYHTRQMRSADEGQTVFYTCGQCKFQEKEDS; encoded by the exons ATGGAGCTGGGCACCTCCTGCTTCCAGTCGGACCTGGACTTCTGCCCGGAgtgtgggaccatcctgcccctGCCAGGCGTCCAGGACAAGGTGACGTGCGTGCGCTGCTCCTTCTCCATTGACGTACGAG ATTTCGAAGGGAAGGTGGTCCAGTCGTGTGTCGAGTTCAACCGGCTGGGCTCTGTGGCTCTGATGATCATGGACGACGGGCAGGAGGTCAAGGGACCCATG ATCGACAGGAAGTGCCCCCAGTGTGGTCACGAGGGCATGGTCTATCACACCCGGCAGATGAGATCAGCGGACGAAGGACAGACCGTCTTCTACACCTGTGGCCAGTGCAA GTTCCAGGAGAAGGAAGACTCATGA